From a region of the Armatimonas rosea genome:
- a CDS encoding DUF881 domain-containing protein: MSIVLTPSSRHRPWLTQITLLSTIMGGLLALSLKTQDRIRRDLVGNTSTAAMAEAYTKQRDENVELRKRVTQLLDQNRKYTEAMAADGGTSTKVIAQELQKVNTLAGLTPVTGPGVVVTLRDSKKQPEKPKGISDSDWQAMTADYLIHDANIRDVVNELKNAGAEAIAINGQRVVNTTAIRCVGNNVQINAVPTAGSPVIIKAIGDPDLIQSGLLMRGGIKDHFVDTEMVTVDKATNLTLPAFSGATPLRFAKPAPEQKAEQAQRQAEEAEKATGGAQ; encoded by the coding sequence ATGAGTATCGTCCTGACCCCCTCCAGCCGCCACCGGCCCTGGCTCACCCAGATCACCCTCCTCTCCACGATCATGGGCGGACTTCTTGCGCTCTCACTCAAGACGCAAGATAGGATCCGCCGTGATCTCGTGGGCAATACCAGCACGGCCGCCATGGCCGAGGCCTATACCAAACAACGCGACGAGAATGTCGAGCTCCGTAAGCGTGTCACCCAGCTCCTCGACCAGAACCGGAAGTACACCGAGGCGATGGCCGCCGATGGTGGCACGAGCACCAAGGTGATCGCCCAGGAGCTCCAGAAGGTCAATACCCTCGCCGGCCTCACCCCGGTCACGGGGCCCGGCGTGGTGGTCACCCTCCGCGACTCCAAGAAGCAGCCGGAGAAGCCCAAGGGGATCAGCGATAGCGACTGGCAGGCCATGACCGCCGACTACCTCATCCACGATGCCAATATCCGCGATGTGGTCAATGAGCTCAAAAACGCGGGCGCGGAGGCGATCGCCATCAACGGCCAGCGGGTTGTGAACACCACCGCCATTCGCTGCGTGGGCAACAATGTCCAGATCAATGCCGTCCCCACCGCCGGCTCTCCCGTGATCATCAAGGCAATCGGGGACCCGGATCTGATCCAGTCCGGCCTGCTGATGCGCGGAGGGATCAAGGACCACTTTGTCGATACGGAGATGGTGACCGTGGACAAGGCCACCAACCTCACCCTCCCTGCCTTCTCCGGGGCGACCCCCTTGCGCTTCGCCAAGCCCGCCCCCGAGCAAAAGGCGGAGCAGGCACAGCGCCAAGCAGAAGAGGCAGAGAAAGCAACAGGAGGTGCCCAGTGA
- a CDS encoding DUF1290 domain-containing protein, whose amino-acid sequence MTLRTGVLFPAIGGIIGFAGVYLSQYTTPAVFAPYLSLAALAGLDAVCGGIRSGVEGKFQDNILLSGFAINTVLAALLAYLGDRIGVNLHLAAVVLLGGRVFTNLSLIRRYWLSQRLAQPQAQSTGA is encoded by the coding sequence GTGACACTTAGAACCGGCGTCTTGTTTCCCGCCATCGGCGGCATTATCGGCTTTGCAGGGGTCTACCTCTCGCAGTACACCACGCCTGCGGTCTTTGCCCCCTATCTCTCGCTCGCGGCCCTCGCAGGCCTCGATGCGGTCTGCGGTGGAATCCGCTCGGGGGTGGAGGGCAAGTTCCAGGACAATATCCTGCTCTCGGGCTTTGCCATCAACACCGTGCTGGCCGCGCTCCTGGCCTACCTCGGCGATAGGATCGGGGTCAACCTGCACCTGGCGGCGGTGGTGCTGCTCGGAGGGCGCGTCTTTACCAACCTCTCCCTGATCCGGCGCTACTGGCTGAGCCAGCGGCTTGCCCAGCCTCAGGCCCAGAGTACAGGAGCCTAA
- a CDS encoding glycosyl hydrolase, with protein sequence MTTENEPGLWPKATHETRPWAYWWWMGSAVDEANLTRELTRYRDAGMGGVHIIPIYGAKGFEKGFVPYLSPRWLALLKHTLTEAERLGLGIDMTVGTGWCLGGPNVRDEDANQTVVVRPDGSLTSKPSGQKVKRAAPGGEGWMVNPASERAMRRFMERFTRAFSGWKGPFPRAIYQDSYEYSNDWAPELLEAFEKKHGYRLQDHADVLQPLKPPSRPRSGENGEGGRLERGTSGSRGDVRAEAERILADYRETHSDLMIERAQPVWIAWGKRRGMRSRYEAHGAPGNLLDLYALADIPETEMFRDDRSILVSKFASSAAYVTGKQLASAETGTWLKEHFTETLGDLKVLVDEMFLSGINHIFWHGTIYSPDEAAWPGWVFYASTQMNPRNPIWRHAKALHDYITRCQSFLQAGEPGSDVLLYWPYHDLLHSQKGRIEKLTVHQRGWLEKQSIGPLAQELFDRGWQFDFVSDRMLAKKLPARYKAVVVPKTTHLPPETLARLKRLAIPVFFVDALPSDVPGNGRLPERRAKLEAAKRGLRPMPHAELEAALTQAGAKREALADLGLSVVRRTLDGKTVRFVVNPTDKNVSLPSSVGRCLNPLTGGEGSHELAPKASAILTSPFAVRNERLPHPEGTRVAVSAAGGGKTVGVSGWEVVFLEGGPALPPPFSCEKLGSWTEQGAAYEAFSGTARYTTVFDVAPGRYTLDLGMVCESAAVRLNGKELGTVILAPFTLEIEVTKPTGNVLEIEVASRAMNRIRDLDRRGVVWQNFYDINFVNADYKHFDASGWPVTPSGLLGPVTLK encoded by the coding sequence ATGACAACCGAGAACGAGCCGGGGCTCTGGCCGAAGGCCACCCACGAGACGCGACCCTGGGCCTACTGGTGGTGGATGGGCAGCGCGGTCGATGAGGCGAACCTGACCCGCGAGCTGACCCGCTACCGCGATGCCGGAATGGGGGGCGTGCATATCATCCCTATCTACGGCGCGAAGGGCTTTGAGAAAGGCTTTGTTCCGTACCTCAGCCCGCGCTGGCTGGCGCTCCTAAAACACACCCTCACCGAGGCCGAGCGGCTGGGGCTGGGGATCGACATGACGGTGGGGACGGGCTGGTGCTTGGGCGGGCCGAACGTGCGCGACGAAGACGCCAACCAGACCGTGGTGGTTCGCCCCGATGGCAGCCTCACCAGCAAGCCCAGCGGCCAGAAGGTCAAGCGGGCGGCGCCCGGCGGCGAGGGATGGATGGTCAATCCGGCGTCGGAGCGCGCCATGCGCCGCTTCATGGAGCGCTTCACCCGCGCCTTCTCCGGCTGGAAGGGGCCGTTCCCGCGCGCGATCTACCAGGACAGCTACGAGTACAGCAACGACTGGGCCCCCGAGCTCCTTGAGGCATTTGAGAAGAAGCACGGCTACCGCCTCCAAGACCACGCCGACGTTCTCCAACCTCTTAAACCCCCTTCGCGCCCGCGAAGCGGGGAAAACGGCGAAGGGGGTCGGCTGGAGCGAGGAACGAGCGGAAGCCGGGGGGATGTCCGGGCCGAGGCCGAGCGCATCCTCGCCGACTACCGCGAGACCCACTCCGACCTGATGATCGAGCGCGCCCAGCCGGTCTGGATCGCCTGGGGCAAGCGGCGCGGGATGCGCTCCCGCTACGAGGCCCACGGCGCGCCCGGCAACCTCCTCGACCTCTACGCCCTCGCCGATATCCCCGAGACCGAGATGTTCCGCGACGACCGCAGCATTTTAGTGAGCAAGTTTGCGTCCTCGGCGGCCTATGTCACGGGCAAGCAGCTGGCATCGGCGGAGACCGGCACCTGGCTCAAGGAGCACTTCACCGAGACTCTCGGTGACCTCAAGGTGCTGGTCGATGAGATGTTTCTCTCGGGGATCAACCATATCTTCTGGCACGGGACGATCTACTCCCCCGACGAAGCGGCGTGGCCGGGGTGGGTGTTCTACGCCTCGACCCAGATGAACCCGCGCAACCCGATCTGGCGCCACGCCAAGGCGCTCCACGACTACATCACGCGCTGTCAGTCGTTCTTGCAGGCGGGCGAGCCGGGGAGCGATGTGCTGCTCTACTGGCCCTACCACGACCTCCTGCACTCCCAAAAAGGCCGCATCGAGAAGCTCACGGTCCACCAGCGTGGGTGGCTGGAGAAGCAGAGCATCGGGCCGCTCGCCCAGGAGCTCTTTGACCGGGGCTGGCAGTTTGACTTTGTCTCGGACCGCATGCTCGCCAAGAAGCTCCCGGCGCGCTACAAGGCCGTAGTCGTTCCTAAGACGACGCACCTCCCGCCCGAGACTCTGGCGCGGCTCAAGCGGCTCGCGATCCCGGTTTTCTTCGTGGACGCGCTCCCCAGCGATGTTCCCGGCAACGGCAGGCTCCCCGAGCGCCGCGCCAAGCTCGAAGCCGCCAAGCGCGGCCTGCGCCCCATGCCCCACGCCGAGCTGGAGGCCGCCCTCACCCAAGCCGGCGCAAAGCGGGAAGCCCTCGCCGACCTAGGCCTCAGCGTCGTGCGCCGGACCCTCGACGGCAAGACCGTGCGCTTCGTGGTCAACCCCACAGACAAAAACGTCTCCCTCCCAAGTAGCGTGGGCCGCTGCCTCAACCCCCTCACCGGCGGCGAAGGCAGCCACGAGCTCGCCCCCAAGGCCTCGGCTATCCTAACCTCCCCCTTCGCAGTGAGGAACGAGCGATTGCCGCACCCAGAAGGTACCCGGGTCGCCGTCTCAGCGGCGGGGGGAGGTAAAACGGTGGGGGTGTCAGGCTGGGAGGTGGTCTTCCTCGAAGGCGGCCCCGCTCTGCCGCCGCCGTTTTCCTGCGAGAAGCTTGGCTCTTGGACCGAGCAGGGGGCGGCGTACGAGGCGTTCTCGGGGACGGCACGCTACACGACGGTCTTTGATGTCGCGCCGGGGCGCTATACCCTGGACCTAGGAATGGTCTGTGAGAGTGCAGCGGTGCGGCTCAACGGGAAAGAGCTCGGAACCGTGATCCTCGCGCCGTTTACTCTGGAGATTGAGGTGACCAAGCCCACGGGCAATGTGCTGGAGATCGAGGTCGCGAGCCGCGCGATGAACCGGATTCGAGACCTGGACCGGCGTGGGGTGGTCTGGCAGAACTTCTACGACATCAACTTTGTCAATGCGGACTACAAGCACTTCGATGCCAGTGGCTGGCCCGTGACTCCCAGCGGGCTCCTCGGGCCGGTGACCCTGAAATAA
- the ftsA gene encoding cell division protein FtsA, whose protein sequence is MSELVVALDIGTTKVCTLVAEAQAGQGIKLLGVGTVPCGGLRRGAVVDMARTVEAISASVDMAGTAAGVEIQSVLVGITGEHIASLNARGVAAVLSPEREVRRADVERVLESARLIVLPPDREIVHVLPRYFTLDGQEGIKNPVGMCGTRLEVDTHIVTGASALLRNVTACVEKAGLAIEELILEPMASGEAVLLPAERELGVALLDIGGGTTDIALFRQGEICHSGVVPVGGELVTRDVAAFLRTSLEEAERIKCASGCAQPEALSPEETLPYVLLGSDGQGQAARRELAEVIEARCVEQMQLVRKELLRSNLFDALPAGVVLCGGGALLPGLVPLTEKVLGMPVRLGCVRAASAQAAGLAPPSFATAFGLIQWGAKRVTPKQTRRPRGILARLSALLPQRRSA, encoded by the coding sequence ATGAGCGAGCTGGTTGTCGCACTGGATATCGGAACCACCAAGGTCTGTACGCTGGTCGCAGAGGCACAGGCGGGCCAGGGCATCAAGCTCCTGGGGGTGGGGACGGTACCGTGCGGCGGCCTGCGGCGCGGCGCGGTGGTGGACATGGCCCGGACTGTCGAGGCGATCTCGGCATCGGTGGACATGGCGGGCACCGCGGCGGGGGTGGAGATTCAGTCGGTGCTGGTGGGGATCACGGGCGAGCATATCGCCAGCCTCAATGCCCGGGGGGTGGCCGCGGTGCTCAGCCCGGAGCGCGAGGTGCGCCGCGCCGATGTCGAGCGGGTGCTGGAGAGCGCTCGCTTGATTGTCTTGCCCCCCGACCGGGAGATTGTGCATGTGCTACCGCGCTACTTCACGCTCGACGGCCAAGAGGGCATTAAGAACCCGGTCGGGATGTGTGGGACGCGCCTTGAGGTAGACACGCATATTGTCACGGGGGCATCGGCCTTGCTACGCAATGTCACTGCCTGTGTCGAGAAAGCGGGGCTGGCAATCGAGGAGCTGATCCTGGAGCCCATGGCCTCCGGCGAGGCCGTTCTCCTGCCGGCGGAGCGGGAGCTGGGGGTCGCCTTGCTCGATATCGGCGGCGGGACCACCGATATCGCGCTCTTCCGGCAGGGCGAGATCTGCCACTCCGGGGTCGTGCCCGTGGGGGGCGAGCTGGTCACCCGCGATGTCGCCGCGTTCTTGCGGACATCGCTGGAGGAGGCGGAGCGGATCAAGTGCGCCTCGGGCTGCGCCCAGCCCGAGGCACTCTCCCCGGAGGAGACCCTGCCCTATGTCCTCCTGGGCAGCGATGGACAGGGACAGGCGGCGCGTCGTGAGCTCGCGGAGGTGATCGAGGCGCGCTGTGTGGAGCAGATGCAGCTGGTTCGCAAGGAGCTCTTGCGGAGCAATCTCTTCGATGCCCTACCGGCGGGTGTCGTGCTCTGTGGCGGCGGGGCGCTCTTACCGGGGCTGGTGCCCCTCACGGAAAAAGTGCTGGGAATGCCGGTCCGGCTCGGCTGTGTCCGAGCCGCAAGCGCTCAGGCAGCGGGCCTGGCACCGCCGAGCTTTGCGACGGCGTTTGGGCTGATACAATGGGGAGCAAAACGGGTCACACCGAAACAAACTCGCCGCCCCCGGGGAATCCTGGCGCGGCTGAGCGCTTTGTTGCCACAGCGACGGAGCGCTTGA
- the ftsZ gene encoding cell division protein FtsZ, translated as MSNTTLDPFARIKVIGVGGGGQNAVNRMIEAGLAGVEFWAMNTDIQVLKTTAAENTMQLGVRLTNGLGAGGDPEIGRASAEESKSEIQRALDGADMVFITAGMGGGTGTGAAAVIAEVAKDMGILTVAVVTKPFRFEGPRRARLAEEGIDRLKGNVDTVIVIPNDRLLNVVEKRATLVEAFKEADEVLRQGVAGISDIITIPGLINVDFADVKTVMRDAGTALMGIGFAEGDHRAIEAAQAAVNSPLLETEISGARAVLVNVTAGPDLTLAEVYEAADLIREKTDAEDANIIFGTVVDARLQGAVRITVLATGFQNSGGAKKPSVSATSTTPMPSPARVETIFSRGNSNDTPAAAPAPVGVAADPHEDGGTAPQKAPAATVATDMLDIPTFLRRR; from the coding sequence ATGAGTAATACGACACTGGACCCGTTTGCGCGAATCAAAGTGATCGGCGTAGGCGGCGGCGGACAGAACGCGGTCAATCGCATGATCGAGGCAGGACTGGCAGGGGTCGAGTTCTGGGCGATGAACACCGATATTCAGGTGCTCAAGACAACAGCGGCAGAGAACACGATGCAGCTGGGTGTGCGCCTGACCAATGGACTCGGCGCAGGCGGTGATCCCGAGATCGGGCGAGCGAGCGCGGAGGAGAGCAAGTCGGAGATCCAGCGGGCGCTGGATGGAGCCGACATGGTCTTTATTACGGCAGGCATGGGCGGCGGCACCGGGACGGGTGCGGCGGCCGTGATCGCCGAGGTGGCAAAGGACATGGGCATCTTGACCGTGGCCGTGGTCACCAAGCCGTTTCGTTTTGAGGGGCCACGGCGTGCACGCCTGGCCGAAGAGGGAATCGATCGGCTCAAGGGCAATGTGGACACGGTGATCGTGATCCCCAACGACCGCTTGCTCAATGTGGTTGAGAAGCGTGCGACCCTAGTCGAGGCATTCAAAGAGGCCGACGAGGTCCTGCGCCAGGGTGTGGCGGGTATCTCCGATATCATCACCATCCCGGGCCTGATCAATGTCGACTTCGCCGATGTCAAGACCGTCATGCGGGATGCAGGGACAGCCTTGATGGGAATCGGCTTTGCCGAGGGCGATCATCGCGCGATCGAGGCCGCACAGGCTGCGGTGAACTCTCCGCTCCTGGAGACCGAGATCTCGGGCGCACGTGCCGTCCTGGTCAATGTCACCGCAGGACCGGACCTCACCCTTGCCGAGGTCTACGAGGCCGCCGACCTGATCCGCGAGAAGACCGATGCCGAGGATGCTAATATCATCTTTGGTACCGTGGTCGATGCGCGCCTGCAGGGAGCGGTGCGAATCACGGTTCTGGCGACCGGCTTCCAGAACAGCGGCGGTGCGAAGAAGCCCAGCGTCTCGGCAACCAGCACCACCCCGATGCCTAGCCCGGCGCGTGTGGAGACCATCTTCTCCCGTGGCAATAGCAACGACACCCCTGCAGCGGCCCCTGCCCCTGTCGGTGTCGCGGCCGATCCTCACGAGGATGGTGGCACGGCGCCGCAGAAGGCTCCCGCTGCTACCGTAGCGACCGATATGCTAGATATCCCCACCTTCCTCCGCCGGCGCTGA
- a CDS encoding DinB family protein yields MNTKDKTLGSVTRVFRFFQQDIENLPEEVFVKSLGGKARTAADIAYEVRLTNERLCRDLLRQPSTDTPSGWAVAPEELHSKEATRRSFQASAEAVVQILEGMSVEEIEEIVPGVLGEASRADHCRSMIVHLFYHSGQLNFIQTLLGDSEIHWS; encoded by the coding sequence GTGAATACAAAAGACAAGACGCTGGGTAGCGTCACACGCGTGTTTCGGTTCTTTCAGCAGGATATCGAGAACCTACCGGAGGAGGTTTTCGTGAAGTCCCTGGGCGGCAAGGCACGGACCGCCGCCGATATCGCCTACGAGGTTCGTTTGACCAATGAGCGGCTCTGTCGGGATCTCCTGCGTCAACCCTCGACCGATACGCCGAGCGGCTGGGCGGTCGCACCGGAGGAGCTGCACTCCAAGGAGGCGACGAGACGCTCGTTTCAGGCATCCGCCGAAGCCGTGGTGCAGATATTAGAGGGAATGTCGGTCGAGGAGATCGAAGAGATCGTGCCGGGCGTACTGGGCGAGGCGAGTCGCGCAGACCACTGCCGCTCGATGATCGTGCATCTCTTCTACCACAGCGGGCAGTTGAACTTCATCCAGACCCTACTCGGCGATAGTGAGATTCACTGGTCGTAG